The Sediminispirochaeta smaragdinae DSM 11293 genome has a segment encoding these proteins:
- the ftsY gene encoding signal recognition particle-docking protein FtsY, with amino-acid sequence MAGISLGKKIRGLLSRKGALDEAFYDELEDTLIESDLGARTAMDLVDSLRDSKEARGMGESEILDYLKRQLLPYTKAAKLDFRDKKRALILVLGVNGVGKTTTIAKMARYFHDAQGKSCVLAAGDTFRAAAIDQLLVHGERLGVRVVHQQPGADPGAVIYDALESAVSRGEELVLADTAGRMHNKANLIRELQKIHKIVGAKIGTENYCKLLVIDTTTGQNALRQAELFHEAVGVDALVMAKYDSAAKGGIIIPIQRTLSIPVAFVGTGEGYGDLALFDSESYLDSLLGIG; translated from the coding sequence TTGGCTGGAATAAGTCTTGGGAAAAAAATACGTGGGCTTTTGTCGAGGAAGGGTGCGCTCGATGAGGCCTTTTATGATGAGTTGGAAGATACGCTTATCGAAAGCGATTTAGGGGCCCGGACGGCCATGGATCTTGTCGATTCCCTGCGCGACTCAAAAGAGGCCCGAGGCATGGGCGAATCCGAAATTCTCGACTATCTGAAGAGGCAGCTTTTACCCTATACCAAGGCTGCGAAGCTTGATTTCCGGGATAAGAAACGGGCTTTGATACTTGTCCTTGGTGTCAACGGCGTCGGGAAGACTACGACAATAGCCAAGATGGCACGCTATTTTCATGACGCTCAGGGCAAAAGCTGCGTACTGGCGGCAGGTGATACATTCCGAGCTGCTGCCATCGATCAGCTTCTTGTCCATGGAGAAAGGCTGGGGGTTCGGGTTGTGCATCAGCAACCTGGTGCCGATCCGGGTGCTGTAATCTATGACGCCCTCGAGAGTGCCGTAAGCCGTGGCGAGGAACTCGTTTTAGCCGATACTGCCGGACGGATGCACAATAAGGCGAATCTCATCAGGGAGCTTCAGAAAATCCATAAAATCGTCGGTGCAAAGATCGGAACGGAAAATTACTGTAAGCTGCTTGTCATAGATACCACTACCGGCCAGAACGCCCTCCGTCAGGCCGAGCTCTTTCATGAGGCCGTAGGGGTCGACGCCCTTGTCATGGCAAAATACGATTCGGCGGCAAAGGGAGGAATCATTATTCCGATTCAGCGTACCCTTTCCATCCCCGTTGCCTTTGTCGGTACCGGAGAAGGTTACGGTGACCTCGCTCTTTTTGATTCGGAGAGCTATCTCGACTCCCTGTTGGGGATCGGTTGA
- a CDS encoding ABC transporter permease: MARDRKKRLPGKKWILFVAFRFLRSRRKERKIRPSFFSILGLAVGVMTLLSVLAVMNGFQLGFIEDILEIGSYHIRIYQQEDEDQTALLTLLRGMPEVEAAVPFLDVQTMIEGPFSGMVGCNIRALPEDTPAIDPGWARQMDLDDAFVTDGERDLIKPGSVWIGSVLAQNLGITTGDSVSFLSMAGDSFRGLEPTKVEYTVSLIFSSGYYEYDSALAFVAHDSISAIASGKEKINIGVKLKNRWRDRQFIEELSETGKLLPGTEVVSWRQYNRSFFGALRMEKLAMMLVIGIVFIVVGANMKHSLERTVWEKKEEIGLLRSVGAHPRDIRLIFLLDGALIGSIGGGIGTALGLLIAENINGIFSLTEKIVNAVIAFSERLLMPFFQVRGETFSLFSSTYFYLQEIPSRVMYHEVLIVFLFALAASLLSAWVSSGRVADFDPAEIMRYE, translated from the coding sequence ATGGCACGAGATAGAAAGAAACGACTTCCCGGAAAGAAGTGGATACTGTTTGTGGCTTTCCGCTTTCTTCGAAGCAGGAGAAAAGAGCGAAAAATACGCCCCTCTTTCTTTTCGATCCTGGGGCTTGCGGTCGGGGTTATGACGCTTCTCTCCGTATTAGCCGTTATGAATGGGTTTCAGCTCGGTTTTATCGAAGATATACTCGAAATCGGTTCGTATCATATCAGGATCTATCAACAGGAGGATGAGGATCAAACAGCCCTTCTGACCCTTCTCCGCGGTATGCCGGAGGTTGAGGCTGCGGTTCCTTTTCTTGACGTCCAAACGATGATCGAAGGGCCTTTTTCCGGCATGGTGGGGTGCAATATCCGAGCACTGCCAGAGGATACCCCTGCAATCGATCCCGGATGGGCACGTCAAATGGATCTGGATGATGCCTTTGTGACCGATGGCGAACGGGATCTTATCAAACCGGGGAGTGTGTGGATAGGCTCTGTACTTGCACAGAATCTCGGCATCACTACGGGAGATAGCGTTTCGTTTCTTTCCATGGCAGGCGATTCCTTTCGTGGACTAGAACCTACTAAGGTTGAGTATACCGTTTCGCTTATTTTTTCCAGTGGTTATTATGAATATGATTCGGCCCTTGCCTTTGTTGCACATGATTCTATTTCTGCAATCGCTTCAGGAAAAGAGAAGATCAATATAGGGGTTAAACTCAAAAACCGCTGGCGGGATAGACAGTTTATTGAGGAGCTGAGTGAAACAGGGAAACTTCTTCCCGGTACGGAGGTAGTTTCCTGGCGGCAGTACAACCGTTCTTTTTTCGGGGCCCTTCGAATGGAAAAATTGGCGATGATGTTGGTCATCGGAATTGTCTTTATCGTTGTGGGCGCAAATATGAAGCATTCCCTAGAACGAACCGTTTGGGAAAAAAAAGAAGAGATCGGTTTACTTCGTTCGGTAGGGGCTCATCCCCGTGATATTCGCTTGATTTTCCTCCTTGACGGAGCGCTTATAGGGAGCATTGGAGGAGGAATCGGGACCGCTTTGGGCCTTCTGATTGCCGAAAATATCAATGGCATTTTTTCTCTCACCGAGAAAATAGTCAACGCCGTTATCGCCTTCTCAGAGAGGCTCCTGATGCCGTTTTTTCAGGTTCGTGGGGAAACCTTTTCATTGTTTTCTTCTACCTATTTTTATCTCCAGGAGATCCCGAGTCGGGTGATGTACCATGAGGTCCTTATTGTCTTTCTTTTTGCTCTAGCGGCAAGCCTCCTTTCGGCTTGGGTTTCTTCCGGCCGGGTTGCCGATTTTGACCCTGCGGAGATTATGCGCTATGAATAA
- a CDS encoding PEGA domain-containing protein gives MRPFTRGLCFLPFLLFLLFVKTGDVSLLFAAGMNEQTEVLSDPRANWTLLLLEPSSSDTDYRVEALQTAFSDSITREIEAIGQHNFLFDEWDRYFAFLSEQERNSRREKIAKKERDIAEYQLQGERELEKKRIDERKKLEDALGNRISYDISFAKPIVVKTLPFQHISTSWIENEDADAVLVLEVNAVGEKYLYSMEFWAPFLGKERVYHSLVSGGSSVEAVAEVLIDRIRGSLVGRSWAALELTGKGDGEGGRKHPPLNLFLDGERLSPSATSNLLPGVYRLTVSSYGYETTEQIVFLAPNQRRHISVELKPQQSDLFTLRTEPEGASIYLDGKYVGISPLVTQSPTAPFLVGIVAQGYRDVQFPVEQNAGAYRFSLEPAGYDRQLLVDASRRRFYNAFGLFLLSIPVTMISYGIGSDYGIAANQAAESGSADQSEIDRLADKNRLWYTAYMGGLFLNVILGTNAIFSLADYIEMHESVYNVGRN, from the coding sequence GTGAGACCGTTTACCCGCGGTTTGTGTTTCTTGCCATTCCTCCTTTTTCTTCTCTTTGTGAAGACCGGTGACGTTTCTTTGCTTTTCGCCGCCGGTATGAATGAACAGACGGAGGTTCTAAGCGATCCGCGGGCCAATTGGACGCTGCTTCTTCTTGAGCCTTCTTCTTCCGATACCGATTACCGGGTCGAGGCCCTGCAAACCGCCTTTTCCGATTCCATTACACGAGAGATCGAAGCCATTGGCCAGCATAATTTTTTATTTGACGAATGGGATCGTTATTTCGCCTTCCTTTCTGAGCAAGAAAGAAATTCACGTCGTGAAAAAATTGCGAAGAAGGAACGTGACATAGCGGAGTATCAACTTCAGGGAGAGCGTGAGCTGGAAAAAAAACGCATCGATGAACGAAAAAAGTTAGAGGATGCTCTTGGTAATCGTATCTCCTATGATATTTCCTTCGCAAAGCCCATCGTTGTCAAAACACTTCCTTTTCAGCACATTTCGACATCCTGGATCGAAAATGAAGATGCCGATGCGGTTCTTGTCTTGGAGGTCAATGCCGTTGGTGAGAAATATCTATATTCCATGGAATTCTGGGCCCCGTTTCTCGGGAAAGAGAGGGTATATCATTCTCTTGTCTCGGGGGGCTCGTCGGTAGAGGCTGTGGCCGAAGTACTGATCGATCGTATCAGAGGCTCTCTCGTCGGACGGAGCTGGGCAGCATTGGAGCTTACCGGGAAGGGAGACGGCGAAGGGGGGCGAAAACATCCTCCGTTGAATCTTTTCCTGGATGGCGAGCGACTTTCTCCATCGGCCACTTCAAATCTCCTCCCCGGAGTCTACAGACTTACTGTTTCCTCATATGGATATGAAACGACGGAGCAAATAGTTTTTCTCGCCCCGAATCAGCGGCGTCATATTTCTGTTGAGCTCAAACCCCAGCAGTCCGATCTATTTACATTACGTACCGAACCGGAAGGGGCATCCATCTACCTCGACGGGAAATATGTCGGTATTTCTCCCCTTGTAACACAGAGTCCGACAGCTCCTTTTCTTGTCGGAATCGTTGCACAGGGGTATCGTGATGTGCAGTTTCCCGTGGAACAGAATGCCGGGGCCTATCGTTTTTCTCTGGAACCTGCAGGTTATGATCGTCAGCTACTTGTGGATGCGAGTCGGCGGCGTTTCTACAATGCCTTTGGCCTCTTTCTCCTTTCGATTCCCGTCACGATGATCAGTTACGGCATAGGAAGCGATTACGGGATAGCTGCCAATCAGGCGGCGGAAAGCGGAAGTGCCGATCAAAGCGAAATCGATCGCCTGGCTGATAAAAATAGATTATGGTACACTGCTTATATGGGAGGACTTTTCCTTAATGTTATTCTCGGAACAAATGCCATTTTTAGCTTGGCTGATTATATTGAAATGCATGAATCGGTATACAACGTTGGGAGGAACTAG
- a CDS encoding ABC transporter ATP-binding protein yields MNALVKVSGLKKVYKSGRELLTVFQDVSFELGEKRFVTLTGESGSGKSTLLHIIGGLDLPSEGRVEVGGERISEMSEQDLTNYRNQVIGFVFQFHYLLKEFTAVENVMLPAYMSGTPRLRARKWAEELIELVGLGNRREHYPSQLSGGEQQRVAVARALINHPSLILADEPTGNLDEKNSIIVTELLARIVREQGTTLLLVTHNPELAAMGEVRLALGGGALSIEEGRA; encoded by the coding sequence ATGAACGCGTTGGTGAAAGTATCCGGACTAAAAAAGGTCTATAAAAGCGGAAGAGAGCTACTTACTGTTTTCCAGGATGTTTCCTTTGAACTGGGAGAAAAACGTTTTGTTACCCTTACAGGCGAGAGCGGAAGTGGAAAGAGCACCCTTCTACACATTATAGGGGGCCTGGACCTGCCTTCCGAAGGGCGTGTCGAGGTCGGAGGCGAGCGGATCAGCGAGATGAGTGAGCAGGATCTGACCAATTATCGTAATCAAGTTATCGGTTTTGTATTTCAATTCCACTATTTGCTGAAAGAGTTTACCGCCGTCGAGAATGTGATGCTTCCCGCCTATATGTCGGGTACACCGCGACTGAGAGCTCGAAAATGGGCAGAAGAGCTGATAGAGCTTGTCGGTCTTGGCAATAGACGTGAACATTATCCAAGCCAACTTTCAGGTGGAGAACAGCAGCGAGTAGCGGTTGCCCGGGCCTTGATAAATCATCCTTCGCTTATCCTTGCCGATGAGCCGACCGGTAATCTGGACGAAAAAAACTCTATCATTGTAACCGAGCTATTGGCACGAATCGTACGGGAGCAGGGTACGACACTTTTGCTTGTCACCCATAATCCAGAACTGGCAGCAATGGGAGAAGTTAGGCTTGCCCTCGGCGGAGGCGCCTTAAGCATAGAGGAGGGACGGGCTTGA